From the Canis aureus isolate CA01 chromosome 33, VMU_Caureus_v.1.0, whole genome shotgun sequence genome, one window contains:
- the LOC144304125 gene encoding transcription elongation factor A protein-like 8, translating into MQKSCEENEGKPQNMPKTEADRPSEDVPQEGEGNPQPSEEGVSQEAEGNLRGGLIQPGPGFKEDTPVRHLDPEEMIRGVDELERLREEIRRVRNKFVMMHWKQRHSRSRPYPVCFRP; encoded by the coding sequence atgcAAAAGTCttgtgaagaaaatgaaggaaaaccaCAGAACATGCCAAAGACCGAGGCAGACCGCCCTTCAGAAGATGTAccacaggagggagaaggaaatccTCAACCTTCTGAAGAAGGTGTAAGccaggaagcagaaggaaatcTTAGAGGAGGGCTGATTCAACCTGGCCCAGGGTTTAAAGAGGACACTCCTGTGAGGCATTTGGACCCTGAAGAAATGATAAGAGGAGTAGATGAGTTGGAAAGGCTTAGGGAAGAGATAAGAAGAGTAAGAAACAAGTTTGTGATGATGCATTGGAAGCAAAGACATTCACGTAGCCGTCCTTATCCTGTGTGCTTTAGGCCTTGA